TTTCCGATCTGGAGCAAATCGAAGGTCCTCACGAGCTTTTCATTTAGCGAGCAAAGGACAAATCGGCCCCGAGTAATCATGAGATTACGGTGATATTTCATTAGAAGGCCGATGGCCCGGCTGTTGAGGTAAGTCAACTCCGAGCAGTCCAGGAGGACACGAGCTCCGGGGACCATACACACGGGGTCCAGTTTTTCCTTGAAGAAGTCGATCGTTGCCGAATCAACCGGACCTCGAATCTTCGCCACAACCGCATTGCCCTCCAGCGAGGTCTCGATTTCCAGCACGGGGTTCGCCATGGAAGATTCACCTCTCAATCATTTATATCCCC
The genomic region above belongs to Kiritimatiellia bacterium and contains:
- a CDS encoding STAS domain-containing protein, producing MANPVLEIETSLEGNAVVAKIRGPVDSATIDFFKEKLDPVCMVPGARVLLDCSELTYLNSRAIGLLMKYHRNLMITRGRFVLCSLNEKLVRTFDLLQIGKALATYKSREEALAAIR